From the genome of Rhizobium sp. ZPR4:
GATTGATCGACCGGGCAGCCGAGCTCGCACCATTCTACGAACCTGACGAGTTCACGCCGATGCATGCCTGCCGCATGATATGGGACGGAGGCTTCCAGGAGGAGTCGGCCTATCTCACGCGCGAATTTGCCGAGAGACGCGTCTATTCGGCAGCGGCAAGCATGTACGACATTACAACGGGCTACCGACCGGATACGGAGCCCCGTTTTCTTGACGACAAGCAAGCGCATCACTGGCTCGAACGCTCGGTCGAAGAAGGTGAGCCTGTCTCCATGTTCAACTATGCCTGGCGCCTCGAAAAGGTTCACAAAATCGATCTGACGATCCGCGAAAATTATGAGCGGGTTCGTGGTTATTATTTCCGGGCTATGGAAGGTGGCGTAGGCCCTGCCATCATCCGGCTCGCAAGCGTCGATCGCCGGCACGGAACCGAGGACGAAAAGCAACGGGCCGTCGCTCACATGAAGTCTTTCATTGCCCATGAGGACGACCAACTCGCCGGCGACGCATATGGCGAGGTCGTTTTGGCCTACAAATATGGCGACGGCGTTCCCAAAAGCGAGTTCATTGCCATGCAATGGTTTGATCGCTTCAAGCAGCTTTTCCCGGATCATTCGACGATGGAATGGATGGAAACGCAGGTCTATGGATCGACCGGATGGCAAATGGCCGGACGGGCACTGCGAGCCTTCTTCCTTGGGAAGAAGCTCTCAAAAGAGCATCTGCCCCCGAAGTAAGCGCCGCGATGAGCAATTTTCTCCCGGCACCGCAGGACGGCAGATGGCGAGCTCTGATCTGGCTTGCTTTCGGCGATGCCCTTCTGCTCTCTGCCGGTGTGTTGCTGGTTGTCTCGCCTCTTCTGTTGATTTTCTTTCTGTCCTCGCCGCTACTGCTGGCGCTGTTCGCCTTGCCGTCGCTGTCATGGTTTTTCTATGGGTTGATGGTCCTGCGCGCTCGCGCCGTGCCGCCGCCACCGCCGGTTTCGAATGGAATATTGCTGGATCCCGGCAAGGTTCCGGCCCTTGCCGTTGACCTTGAACGGTTGCGCCTCGCCTGCGATGCGCCGGCCTTCACGGCGGTCTACATCAATGGCGACCTCAACGCATCCATCTACCAGACCGCGTCGCGGTCCGGTCCGTCGAGACATATTCTCGTGCTCGGCCTGCCACTCCTTGCTCTCTTGACCAAGGATCAGGCCGCAGTGGTTATCGCCCACGAATACGCCCATATCTCCCGCCAGCATGGTCATTTCGCCCGCTGGGCCTATCTGGCGCGCCAGCGCTGGGCGGCGTTGAGTGAGCTGCATGAGCGCAACCATCGCCTGATCACCGCGCCGCTCAGGCTGTTTCTATCCTGGTACGTGCCACGCATGATGCGAGAAACGCTGGAGTTCTCGCGCCGTTGCGAGATGTTCGCGGATACGCAGGCCATTCAAGTATGTGGCGCCGATCTCGCACTGGAAGCCGAATTCGCACTGGCTCTGAGGCACAAAGCCCTCTCCGACCGGTTCTGGCCGGGCATATTCGCGCGAGCCGGCGGGCAGGAGCTTGCGCAGGTGCAGCCGTTTACGCAGCTTCTGGCGGAACCGGCGGAGAGCCATCCGCGCGATGGCGCACAGGCGACGGTCTGGCTGCACGAAGCTCTATGTCGGAGCCCGGATCCCCGCAGCACGCATCCCGCATTTTTCGAGCGGGTCACATCGACGGGGGTCGATCCGGAAGCTCCCCTTCCCGATCGCCTGCCCTGGCGCCTTGAGAAAGCAGCGGCGGCCACGGATTGGCTGGGAAAGGAAGCGTCCGGCATAGCTGCGCAACTCGACACCAACTGGCGCGAGAATGCTGCGCAAGCCTGGCGGGATGCAGAGCGCTGGCATACGCATCAATGCAATGAATTCGCAAGCTTGCTGCACCGTCGCAAGCAGCAGGCCTTTGATGAACGGGACTGGTTATTTCTGGCGCAACTGGCGGAAAAATTTGATCCAGAAAGCCCCTTGCGTCAGGAGGCAATTGCGCAGGGATTGCAGCATTCGCCCGATGATCCCATGCTTCTTCAACTTAGAGCCAACGATTTGGAGCGGAATGGCGACGTTGGCGAAGCGATTGCTCTGTGGTGCCGCATCGGTGAG
Proteins encoded in this window:
- a CDS encoding M48 family metalloprotease → MSNFLPAPQDGRWRALIWLAFGDALLLSAGVLLVVSPLLLIFFLSSPLLLALFALPSLSWFFYGLMVLRARAVPPPPPVSNGILLDPGKVPALAVDLERLRLACDAPAFTAVYINGDLNASIYQTASRSGPSRHILVLGLPLLALLTKDQAAVVIAHEYAHISRQHGHFARWAYLARQRWAALSELHERNHRLITAPLRLFLSWYVPRMMRETLEFSRRCEMFADTQAIQVCGADLALEAEFALALRHKALSDRFWPGIFARAGGQELAQVQPFTQLLAEPAESHPRDGAQATVWLHEALCRSPDPRSTHPAFFERVTSTGVDPEAPLPDRLPWRLEKAAAATDWLGKEASGIAAQLDTNWRENAAQAWRDAERWHTHQCNEFASLLHRRKQQAFDERDWLFLAQLAEKFDPESPLRQEAIAQGLQHSPDDPMLLQLRANDLERNGDVGEAIALWCRIGENSPASAYAAHRRLCELCLQAGDKATAERHRHVADELWTGQDNGRSAPKDHFPHGMEASEVALLHGVLQPLFTHARSVWLCRDTPANAPDTPRWILYIKAYDGWFMRMVGRLTGEEDVNASACKRLLERLLPRLHIYPDVIFIGPSENIPAYCSSDSLIAHAGKTVPPPAHRP